Proteins encoded together in one Mycobacterium noviomagense window:
- a CDS encoding MmpS family protein has protein sequence MRRLWIPLVILVVIASGGFTVTRLHNVFGSEKRPSYADTKTNDTKPFNPKHMTYEVFGPPGTVATISYFDVNADPRRLDNARLPWSVQFATSEATAVGSVAAQGDSNSIGCRIVVDGEVKAERISNEVNAFTFCLLKNG, from the coding sequence CTGAGGAGATTGTGGATCCCGTTGGTAATACTCGTGGTCATCGCCAGCGGAGGATTCACCGTGACACGGCTCCACAACGTTTTTGGCTCTGAGAAACGCCCCTCGTATGCCGACACCAAGACCAACGACACCAAGCCTTTCAACCCCAAACACATGACGTATGAGGTCTTCGGACCCCCAGGAACGGTGGCAACCATCAGCTACTTCGACGTCAATGCTGACCCGCGGCGATTGGATAACGCTCGCCTGCCGTGGTCGGTGCAGTTCGCGACCAGCGAGGCGACGGCCGTTGGAAGTGTCGCGGCGCAGGGGGACAGTAACAGCATCGGCTGCCGGATCGTGGTGGACGGTGAGGTCAAAGCCGAACGAATATCCAACGAAGTCAACGCCTTTACCTTCTGCCTGCTGAAGAACGGATGA